The Euphorbia lathyris chromosome 2, ddEupLath1.1, whole genome shotgun sequence genome includes a window with the following:
- the LOC136217013 gene encoding probable E3 ubiquitin-protein ligase RHB1A isoform X2: protein MGGCCCSSRKPHLHGTPVYYYCPPALEENDSLTSQSGAGLLAELNLNRSTPDTFRSPPAPLPYDAVLGCSGSSDSESDSGGILDTSATCESIDDPDCKTSASSLPESPKKPEITKLEETFSALEEEDACPICLEEYDTENPKFLTKCEHHFHLSCILEWMERSDTCPICDQEMLFGNDFN, encoded by the exons ATGGGAGGCTGCTGTTGTTCTTCTAGGAAGCCTCATCTACATGGAACACCAGTATATTATTAT TGCCCGCCAGCTTTGGAAGAGAATGACTCCTTAACTTCTCAAAGTGGTGCAGGTCTCTTGGCTGAATTGAATCTTAATAGATCAACGCCTGATACTTTCAGGTCTCCTCCTGCACCCTTGCCGTATGATGCGGTTTTGGGATGTTCTGGATCATCAGATTCTGAATCTGATAGTGGTGGAATTCTTGATACTTCAGCAACATGCGAGTCTATTGACGATCCAGACTGCAAAACTTCAGCAAGTTCATTGCCAGAGTCTCCAAAGAAGCCGGAGATAACAAAACTAGAGGAAACATTTTCAGCACTCGAAGAAGAGGACGCCTGTCCCATTTGTCTCGAAG AATATGATACAGAGAATCCAAAATTTTTGACCAAATGCGAACATCATTTTCACTTGTCATGCATTCTAGAGTGGATGGAAAGGAGTGATACCTGCCCCATATGCGATCAG GAAATGTTATTTGGCAATGACTTCAATTAG
- the LOC136217013 gene encoding probable E3 ubiquitin-protein ligase RHB1A isoform X1 → MGGCCCSSRKPHLHGTPVYYYCPPALEENDSLTSQSGAGLLAELNLNRSTPDTFRSPPAPLPYDAVLGCSGSSDSESDSGGILDTSATCESIDDPDCKTSASSLPESPKKPEITKLEETFSALEEEDACPICLEEYDTENPKFLTKCEHHFHLSCILEWMERSDTCPICDQVCLLGNISDGNVIWQ, encoded by the exons ATGGGAGGCTGCTGTTGTTCTTCTAGGAAGCCTCATCTACATGGAACACCAGTATATTATTAT TGCCCGCCAGCTTTGGAAGAGAATGACTCCTTAACTTCTCAAAGTGGTGCAGGTCTCTTGGCTGAATTGAATCTTAATAGATCAACGCCTGATACTTTCAGGTCTCCTCCTGCACCCTTGCCGTATGATGCGGTTTTGGGATGTTCTGGATCATCAGATTCTGAATCTGATAGTGGTGGAATTCTTGATACTTCAGCAACATGCGAGTCTATTGACGATCCAGACTGCAAAACTTCAGCAAGTTCATTGCCAGAGTCTCCAAAGAAGCCGGAGATAACAAAACTAGAGGAAACATTTTCAGCACTCGAAGAAGAGGACGCCTGTCCCATTTGTCTCGAAG AATATGATACAGAGAATCCAAAATTTTTGACCAAATGCGAACATCATTTTCACTTGTCATGCATTCTAGAGTGGATGGAAAGGAGTGATACCTGCCCCATATGCGATCAGGTTTGCCTCTTGGGAAATATCTCTGATG GAAATGTTATTTGGCAATGA